In Rhinolophus sinicus isolate RSC01 linkage group LG18, ASM3656204v1, whole genome shotgun sequence, the sequence GGTGGAAAGGAGAGTGGGACCCGCGAGGGCTGGCAGGCCCCGCCCGATCTCCCCCGAGCTCTTCTGTTCACACATCTGGGCTGGTGCTAGGCTTAGGTCCAAGTGGTGCGCGGGACCTTTGGGCAATGGAGAGACATAACAGGACCCTAAATAGAACTGACCCCCGTGGAGACTCCAACACTAAGTGGGATGTAAGGGGGGACAAGTGGGGGGAGGTCTGCCAGAGGAGCTGGTGCACTGGATAGACACCAAGGACTTTAGCTCTTTTAGGGACTTGGTGTCTTGAGAGGATGGCGTTTTGGGCAAGGATACACACCAAAAAAATGTCCCCAACCTTGGAGTATGTTCTCTTGGCCCTAGAAGAGGGGAGCATTGCAAGACCCAGGGAGGCAACTAGTAGCCTTGGGGAAGGAAGTGCATTTGAGGGGGAgggcctccccccccccccccccccccgtcttcctccccccacccaaccgCACAGCGATTGGCTGGGATTGGGCTGGGCAAGGGTCAGGTGGGGACTGGTGGGCCACCCAGGACGCAAGATCTTTAAGGTCAAACTGGTAGTCCATCACCTGCCTAGGGTCAGAACAATGTTGTGGGGAGGAGTTTGTTGGGTGATGGGAAGAAGCTTGGCGCTCTAATTTTGGTGTTGAAACTGACAAGTTTTGAGCCTGAAACTCATGACTCTAACCTCCCATCTATGCGCCCTGTGGAAAACACCTGTAAACTTTGCTGTGTCCCTCCATCCCCTTTTTGCCACTTTGTTGTTTGAAAAAATGTATCGAAAGTGGTTGAGGCCAGGGACTAGCACTTGTATAGGATTTATATTATCTTTCATTAGCACTCAAAACAACCAGAACCAGGTGATTACTTATTCACTATTGTAAGCCAATGCCACAGAaccagggaaaaagaaagaaatgataagcATCAAATGCCTATTTTGCCCATAAGAAAATGAGGCTGAGAGAGCATACCCTGCCCATGTTACAGGACATGGTATCCCAACTCCCAGGGCTTTCTCTCTTGGTGTCCTGTGTTCTCTGTGACCATGGCACATGGCATGGGGGTTAGCACTCACTGGGAACAAGGGGTCTGGGCCAGCTGGTCTTAACATTACTCTGTTCTGTCACCCAGTGCAGCTCCTCACATCCTCCACCTCGCCATGGCCTCTGCTGGTCTGCAAATCCTGGGGGTCGTCCTGACATTGCTTGGCTGGGTGAATGCCCTGGTGTCCTGCGCCCTGCCCCTGTGGAAGGTGACCGCCTTCATCGGCAACAGCATTGTGGTGGCCCAGGTGGTGTGGGAGGGGCTCTGGATGTCCTGCGTGGTGCAGAGCACAGGCCAGATGCAGTGTAAGGTGTACGACTCAATGCTGGCGCTGCCCCAGGACCTGCAGGCTGCCCGTGCCCTGTGCGTCATCGCCCTCCTCGTCGCCCTGGTGGGCCTGCTGATCTACCTCGGCGGGGCCAAGTGCACCACCTGTGTGGAGGACAGGGACTCCAAGGCCCGTCTTGTGCTCACCTCTGGGATCATCTTTGTCACCTCGGGGGTCCTGACCCTGATCCCCATCTGCTGGACTGCCCAGGCCATCATCCAGGACTTCTACAACCCCCTGGTGGCCGAGGCCCAAAAGCGAGAGCTGGGGGCCTCCCTCTACCTGGGCTGGGCGGCCTCCGGCCTTTTGTTGCTAGGTGGGGGGCTGCTGTGCTGCACCTGCCCCTCTGGGGGGTCCCGGAGCTCCAGCCATTACCTGGCCCGATACTCAGCAAATGCCCCACGTGCCAACTCTCAGGGGCCCTCCGAATACCCCGCCAAGAATTACGTGTGATGTGGGTAGGAGAATGGGGGCTCCCTTGACAGTGGAGCCGACCCCCTGAGCTGGAGTCAGCGAGGTTGCATGATAGCTTCAGGGTtgcttttat encodes:
- the CLDN6 gene encoding claudin-6, which encodes MASAGLQILGVVLTLLGWVNALVSCALPLWKVTAFIGNSIVVAQVVWEGLWMSCVVQSTGQMQCKVYDSMLALPQDLQAARALCVIALLVALVGLLIYLGGAKCTTCVEDRDSKARLVLTSGIIFVTSGVLTLIPICWTAQAIIQDFYNPLVAEAQKRELGASLYLGWAASGLLLLGGGLLCCTCPSGGSRSSSHYLARYSANAPRANSQGPSEYPAKNYV